In Sphingobium sp. B2D3C, a genomic segment contains:
- a CDS encoding Rrf2 family transcriptional regulator — MSRNSSKLSGVLHVLLHMAEQQRPVTSEMLARIMQTNPVVIRRVMAGLRDSGYVRSEKGPGGGWSIACDPAAVTLLDIYRAIGAPPLFAIGNRSDNPGCAVERAVNAALDAPLRQAEALLLDSYATVTLASLSAGFHRLLPSDYGAQHRIENP, encoded by the coding sequence ATGAGTCGCAACAGCAGCAAATTGTCCGGCGTCCTCCACGTCCTCCTCCACATGGCGGAGCAGCAGCGTCCGGTTACATCGGAGATGCTGGCCAGAATCATGCAGACCAATCCGGTGGTGATCCGCCGGGTCATGGCCGGCTTGCGGGACTCCGGTTATGTCCGCTCGGAAAAGGGCCCTGGCGGGGGCTGGTCGATTGCCTGCGATCCGGCGGCCGTCACGCTGCTGGATATCTATCGGGCCATCGGGGCGCCGCCGCTCTTCGCCATCGGCAATCGCAGCGACAACCCCGGCTGCGCGGTCGAGCGGGCCGTCAACGCTGCGCTCGATGCACCGCTGCGGCAGGCCGAGGCATTGTTGCTCGACTCCTACGCCACCGTCACGCTCGCCAGTCTCAGTGCCGGCTTCCACCGTCTCTTGCCGTCCGATTACGGCGCCCAACACAGGATCGAAAATCCATGA
- a CDS encoding class I SAM-dependent methyltransferase: MTTHDTAPDETVDPDMFIKAFDDPAATARYWDGPRRFVPGLDALHRMTGLLLAERAPPDGRVLVLGAGGGMELKALAEAQPSWRFVGVDPAGEMLKLAERQLGPLMERVELVHGLIDDAPDGPFDAAVCLLTLHFLDPTERTRTVQQIHRRLRPGAPFVAAHSSFPQDAETRNVWLDRYAAYPKAMGADPADTAKARAAVAASLHCLSPEEDEAILRAGGFADMALFYAAFTWRGWVGHA, translated from the coding sequence ATGACCACGCACGACACCGCACCGGATGAGACGGTGGACCCGGACATGTTCATCAAAGCCTTCGACGATCCGGCAGCCACGGCCCGCTACTGGGATGGCCCGCGCCGCTTCGTGCCGGGGCTGGATGCGCTGCACCGGATGACCGGACTGCTGCTTGCCGAGCGCGCCCCACCGGACGGGCGGGTGCTCGTGCTCGGTGCGGGCGGGGGCATGGAATTGAAGGCGCTCGCTGAGGCGCAACCAAGTTGGCGCTTCGTGGGCGTGGACCCGGCCGGCGAAATGCTGAAACTGGCCGAACGCCAACTCGGGCCGCTGATGGAGCGCGTCGAGTTGGTGCACGGGCTGATCGACGATGCGCCGGACGGGCCATTCGATGCGGCAGTCTGCCTCCTGACCCTGCATTTTCTCGACCCCACCGAGCGGACGCGCACCGTGCAGCAAATCCACCGCCGCCTGCGCCCAGGCGCACCCTTCGTCGCTGCCCATAGCAGCTTCCCGCAGGATGCGGAGACCCGCAATGTCTGGCTGGACCGCTATGCCGCTTATCCCAAGGCTATGGGCGCGGACCCGGCCGACACCGCCAAGGCCCGCGCCGCCGTCGCCGCCAGCCTCCACTGCCTCTCGCCTGAAGAAGACGAAGCCATTTTGAGAGCCGGCGGCTTTGCGGACATGGCGCTGTTCTACGCTGCTTTCACGTGGCGGGGCTGGGTCGGCCACGCCTGA